In a single window of the Verrucomicrobiaceae bacterium genome:
- a CDS encoding YggS family pyridoxal phosphate-dependent enzyme encodes MSDISARLQTIRERLASACAQAGRVPGSVDLLAVSKTFPASAIREAAEAGQILFGENKVQEILAKAPELPSRLRWHLIGHLQSNKVRKVLPLVDTIHSVDSLDLARDIQRIGAELALFPKVYLEVNLAAESTKHGFKPSELRSGGLDALYELDRLHIQGLMCIPPFDPVAEKTRPYFVQLRRLRDELEKSGGAPLPGLSMGMSHDFDVAIQEGATIVRVGSAIFGERTAKNVDA; translated from the coding sequence ATGAGCGATATATCCGCACGACTCCAAACCATCCGCGAACGATTAGCTTCCGCCTGCGCACAGGCAGGTCGTGTGCCTGGGAGTGTGGATCTGCTCGCCGTATCGAAAACCTTTCCTGCTAGCGCCATCCGCGAGGCTGCGGAGGCAGGGCAGATCCTCTTTGGTGAGAATAAAGTGCAGGAAATCCTCGCCAAGGCACCTGAGCTACCCTCGCGGCTGCGCTGGCATCTCATCGGCCATTTGCAGTCGAACAAAGTGCGCAAAGTGCTGCCCCTCGTGGATACCATCCACAGCGTGGATTCACTGGACCTCGCTCGCGACATCCAGCGCATCGGTGCGGAGCTAGCGCTCTTCCCCAAAGTCTATCTGGAGGTGAATTTGGCCGCCGAGAGCACGAAGCACGGCTTCAAGCCCTCTGAGCTGCGGAGTGGTGGACTCGATGCACTCTATGAACTCGATCGCCTGCACATCCAGGGCCTCATGTGCATCCCGCCCTTTGATCCCGTCGCAGAGAAAACACGCCCCTACTTTGTCCAGCTACGCAGACTGCGTGATGAGCTGGAAAAAAGCGGTGGAGCTCCGCTGCCTGGCCTCAGCATGGGCATGAGCCATGATTTTGATGTCGCCATCCAGGAGGGAGCCACCATCGTCCGCGTCGGTAGTGCCATCTTTGGTGAAAGGACGGCGAAGAACGTCGATGCGTGA
- a CDS encoding transposase: MRQARLKAPSHFPVAYYHCVSRVVDRRFVILEEEREQFVHFLRMYETLCQVRVVTFCVLSNHFHVIVEVPRRPDTPPTDDEVLRIVRRAFGKNVAGQIQAEIDHYRKIKAHDAANAILDGFRERMWDISAYMKSLKQRFTPWFNKKHQRKGTLWEERYKSTLIEGGGDALAMCAAYVDLNPVRAKLVSDPKDYRWCGYAQAVGGSITARQGWKSPCEHG, from the coding sequence ATGCGCCAAGCCCGCCTCAAGGCTCCCTCTCACTTCCCCGTCGCTTACTACCACTGTGTCTCCCGCGTCGTCGATCGACGCTTCGTGATCCTTGAAGAGGAGCGTGAGCAGTTTGTGCACTTCTTGCGCATGTATGAAACTCTCTGCCAAGTCCGCGTCGTCACCTTTTGTGTGCTCTCGAACCACTTCCATGTCATCGTCGAGGTGCCGCGCAGACCTGATACGCCGCCGACCGATGACGAGGTGCTCCGTATTGTGCGCAGGGCCTTCGGGAAGAATGTAGCGGGGCAGATCCAGGCTGAGATCGATCATTATCGCAAAATCAAAGCGCATGACGCTGCCAATGCGATCCTGGATGGCTTTCGCGAGCGGATGTGGGACATCTCTGCCTATATGAAGTCCCTGAAGCAGCGCTTCACCCCGTGGTTCAATAAAAAGCACCAGCGCAAAGGCACGTTGTGGGAGGAGCGGTATAAGAGCACCCTCATCGAGGGTGGTGGCGATGCCCTAGCGATGTGCGCGGCGTATGTGGATCTCAATCCAGTCAGGGCAAAGCTAGTGAGCGACCCCAAGGACTACCGGTGGTGTGGCTACGCACAGGCCGTTGGAGGCAGCATAACAGCCCGCCAGGGCTGGAAGTCGCCGTGCGAGCACGGTTGA
- a CDS encoding glutamine synthetase beta-grasp domain-containing protein produces the protein MAKYKLEYIWLDGYQPVRNLRSKTQLKDFDSFPKLEQLPDWGFDGSSTQQAPGGSSDCVLKPVAVYPDSTRNNGVLVMCEVYNADGTPHASNDRATILDDPDAWFGFEQEYFLYQDGRPLGFPENGYPAPQGPYYTGVGYKNVGDIARQIVEEHLEICLAAGINHEGINAEVAKGQWEFQIFGKGSKTCADQVWVARYILNRLCEKYAIDVEYHCKPLGATDWNGSGMHCNFSTKHMREVGGEPYFLALMSAFDKYKEEHIAVYGPDNHMRLTGLHETQSIDKFSWGVADRGASIRVPHSFKNNGWKGYLEDRRPNSQGNPYQIASRVLKTIATVPTK, from the coding sequence ATGGCCAAATACAAACTCGAATACATCTGGTTGGACGGCTATCAGCCCGTCCGCAACCTCCGCAGCAAGACGCAGCTCAAGGACTTCGACAGCTTCCCGAAGCTCGAGCAACTGCCCGACTGGGGCTTTGACGGCTCCTCCACCCAGCAGGCTCCTGGCGGCTCCTCCGACTGCGTCCTCAAACCCGTAGCTGTTTACCCAGACAGCACTCGCAACAATGGCGTCCTCGTCATGTGCGAAGTCTATAACGCCGACGGCACCCCACATGCCTCGAACGACCGTGCCACCATCCTCGACGACCCAGATGCCTGGTTCGGCTTCGAGCAAGAGTACTTCCTCTACCAAGATGGTCGCCCCCTCGGCTTCCCTGAGAATGGCTACCCTGCCCCACAAGGCCCTTATTACACAGGCGTCGGTTACAAAAACGTCGGTGACATTGCCCGTCAGATCGTCGAGGAGCACCTCGAAATCTGCCTCGCAGCAGGCATCAATCACGAAGGCATCAACGCAGAAGTGGCTAAAGGTCAGTGGGAATTCCAAATCTTCGGCAAAGGCTCCAAGACCTGCGCTGACCAAGTTTGGGTCGCTCGCTACATCCTCAACCGCCTTTGCGAAAAATACGCCATCGACGTAGAGTATCACTGCAAGCCCCTCGGTGCCACCGACTGGAACGGCTCCGGCATGCACTGCAACTTCTCTACCAAACACATGCGTGAAGTCGGTGGTGAGCCCTACTTCCTCGCCCTCATGTCTGCCTTTGATAAATACAAAGAAGAACATATCGCCGTCTATGGTCCAGACAATCACATGCGCCTCACTGGCCTGCATGAGACCCAGAGCATCGACAAGTTCTCCTGGGGCGTGGCCGACCGCGGTGCATCCATCCGCGTGCCACACAGCTTCAAGAACAATGGCTGGAAAGGCTACCTGGAAGATCGCCGTCCGAACTCCCAGGGCAACCCTTACCAGATCGCGTCCCGCGTCCTCAAGACCATCGCGACCGTGCCCACGAAGTAA
- a CDS encoding Gfo/Idh/MocA family oxidoreductase — MQSRRHFIRQSAATLFAAPWVTTGMMAASPNGKLRHAAFGAAGMSMSDMSAMSQHPMWELVAVCDVDTRKFPGALKKWPNAKTYQDWRELLEKEAGNIDSVNVSTPDHMHGSIGIAAIAKGKHVYGQKPLAHNLWECRQMVERARTKGVMTQMGIQVSSDSSERYAVELIQMGLIGKVKEVHTFSNKKWGDMEPRPTKSDPIPEGFDWNNWLGVASERGYIEGYDHPANWRKRRDFGTGTLGDMGCHMFSGWFRALDLAAPTGVVSRGPAPNKDNWAINAIVEYSYKGTKFTAGDSIKVTWTDGDARPPAEVMALTGDAAKFPGQGSIYLGTEGVLLHPHGSTPRLFPADKFKGIKYPKLEPRNHWFDFIDCCLKGDKKPSANFDYAGPLTEAVLLGCLASAFPGENLIWDAPALKIPNNELADKMVRRDYRKGWEIV, encoded by the coding sequence ATGCAATCACGCCGTCATTTCATCCGCCAATCTGCAGCCACACTTTTCGCCGCCCCGTGGGTCACTACGGGCATGATGGCCGCTTCGCCGAATGGGAAGCTGCGCCATGCAGCCTTTGGAGCAGCGGGTATGTCGATGTCTGATATGAGTGCGATGTCACAGCATCCGATGTGGGAGCTGGTGGCCGTATGTGATGTGGACACGCGGAAATTCCCCGGTGCCTTGAAGAAATGGCCAAACGCAAAGACCTACCAGGACTGGCGAGAGCTTTTGGAAAAAGAAGCGGGCAATATCGATAGCGTAAACGTCTCCACGCCAGATCACATGCATGGCAGCATCGGCATCGCGGCCATCGCAAAGGGGAAACACGTCTATGGGCAGAAGCCGCTCGCTCATAATCTGTGGGAGTGCCGCCAGATGGTGGAGCGTGCCCGTACAAAGGGCGTGATGACCCAAATGGGCATCCAGGTCTCCTCCGACTCATCCGAGCGCTATGCGGTGGAGCTCATCCAAATGGGCCTCATCGGCAAAGTGAAGGAGGTCCACACTTTCTCGAACAAGAAATGGGGTGATATGGAGCCACGTCCCACGAAGAGCGATCCTATCCCAGAGGGCTTCGATTGGAACAATTGGCTGGGCGTCGCCTCGGAGCGTGGCTATATCGAAGGTTACGATCACCCTGCAAACTGGCGCAAGCGCCGTGACTTCGGCACGGGCACACTTGGCGATATGGGCTGTCACATGTTCAGCGGCTGGTTCCGTGCTCTGGATCTGGCTGCGCCCACGGGTGTCGTCTCACGCGGTCCCGCACCGAACAAGGACAACTGGGCGATCAACGCTATCGTCGAGTATTCCTACAAAGGCACCAAATTCACCGCTGGCGATAGCATTAAAGTGACCTGGACAGATGGCGATGCCCGTCCACCAGCCGAGGTCATGGCGCTGACTGGCGATGCGGCGAAATTTCCCGGTCAGGGAAGCATTTACCTCGGCACGGAAGGCGTTCTGCTGCATCCACACGGCTCCACGCCGCGTCTTTTCCCTGCGGATAAATTTAAAGGCATCAAGTATCCGAAACTCGAACCACGGAATCACTGGTTCGACTTCATCGACTGCTGCCTGAAGGGTGATAAGAAGCCCAGCGCAAACTTCGACTACGCAGGCCCGCTCACGGAGGCCGTGCTTCTCGGCTGCCTAGCCAGCGCCTTCCCTGGTGAAAATCTCATCTGGGATGCCCCGGCGCTAAAAATCCCGAACAACGAGCTGGCGGATAAAATGGTCCGCCGCGACTACCGCAAAGGCTGGGAGATTGTGTGA
- a CDS encoding 4-hydroxy-tetrahydrodipicolinate synthase: MFAGTHTAIVTPFKNGQLDEVALKRIVDLQFDGGVTGIVPCGTTGESPTLDYDEHERVIQLAVEYAKGRGVVMAGTGSNSTREAVELTQEAEKAGATAILQVAPYYNKPTPEGLYQHFKAVAESTKLPIMLYSIPGRCGIEIGLDVLVRLAENCPNICAIKEAGGNPERVNQMKQVLPASFEILSGDDSLTLPFMAVGAVGVVSVASNIIPGPISQMVQHALKGDYASAQALHHRYYPLLAAFLKLSTNPIPIKTAMALAGHCSGELRLPMTGMEQPKVDELAATLRKLGIIG, from the coding sequence ATGTTCGCCGGAACTCACACCGCCATTGTCACCCCTTTCAAAAACGGCCAGCTCGATGAAGTCGCGCTCAAACGCATCGTCGATCTGCAATTTGACGGTGGCGTGACCGGCATCGTGCCATGTGGCACCACTGGCGAGTCGCCCACTCTCGACTACGATGAGCACGAGCGCGTCATCCAGCTCGCCGTCGAGTATGCGAAGGGGCGTGGCGTCGTCATGGCCGGCACCGGATCGAATTCCACTCGCGAAGCCGTCGAGCTCACTCAAGAGGCCGAAAAAGCCGGAGCCACTGCCATCCTCCAGGTCGCTCCCTACTACAACAAACCCACCCCAGAGGGCCTATACCAGCATTTCAAAGCCGTCGCAGAGTCCACCAAGCTGCCCATCATGCTTTACAGCATCCCTGGGCGTTGCGGCATCGAGATCGGGCTCGATGTGCTAGTGCGCCTCGCGGAAAATTGCCCGAACATCTGCGCCATCAAAGAAGCTGGCGGCAATCCAGAGCGTGTGAACCAGATGAAGCAGGTGCTGCCCGCCAGCTTTGAGATCCTCAGTGGTGATGACAGTCTCACACTGCCCTTTATGGCCGTGGGTGCCGTCGGCGTCGTGAGCGTCGCCTCGAACATCATTCCAGGCCCCATCAGCCAGATGGTGCAGCATGCGCTAAAAGGCGATTACGCCTCTGCTCAGGCCCTGCATCACCGCTATTACCCACTGCTGGCCGCTTTCCTGAAACTCAGCACCAATCCCATCCCGATCAAAACCGCCATGGCCCTCGCAGGACATTGCAGTGGAGAACTGCGCCTCCCTATGACTGGCATGGAGCAGCCTAAAGTGGACGAACTCGCCGCCACGCTTCGCAAGCTGGGGATCATCGGGTAA
- a CDS encoding CTP synthase, which yields MMKYIFVTGGVVSSLGKGLAASSLGTLLELRGLKVIMQKFDPYLNIDPGTMNPYEHGEVYVLDDGAETDLDLGHYERFTHTNLSKLNNLTSGQVYQSVLDKERAGKYQGRTVQVIPHVTNEIKARIHEVTEKMQGDVIITEIGGTVGDIEGLPFLEAIRQFGHEVGKGNVLFIHVSLVPYVKAAQELKTKPTQQSIAKLREIGIAPHIILCRTEHALDLDVREKISLFGNVPIEAVGEVRDVKNTIYEVPLKLHEERLDSMVCKLLELQTPEPDLTRWRSFVQRVIHPTHHVRIGVVGKYIELQDAYKSIYEALTHSGAAHDCKVEIVRVDAESIEKAGPELYLTGLQGILIPGGFGDRGTEGKITAAKFAREHGVPYFGICLGMQIAVIEFARNVCGLKGATSTEFDKATAHPVISLMEEQKKVKQLGGTMRLGSWVTDLTPGSKAYELYHSATITERHRHRFEFNSDYKELMESKGMVISGTSPKGDLAEIVELPAHPYFVACQFHPEFLSKPNHPHPLFHGFVKAAMNHHAVLEPRCA from the coding sequence ATCATGAAATACATCTTCGTCACTGGCGGCGTCGTCAGCTCCCTCGGCAAAGGCCTTGCCGCATCCTCCCTCGGCACCCTACTCGAACTGCGTGGCCTGAAGGTCATCATGCAGAAGTTTGACCCCTATCTGAACATCGACCCCGGCACCATGAACCCCTACGAGCACGGCGAGGTGTATGTGCTCGATGACGGTGCTGAGACGGATCTCGATCTCGGTCACTACGAGCGCTTCACACACACCAATCTCTCCAAGCTCAACAACCTCACCTCCGGCCAGGTTTATCAGAGCGTGCTCGATAAAGAACGTGCAGGGAAATACCAAGGCCGCACCGTCCAGGTCATCCCCCACGTCACCAACGAGATCAAAGCCCGCATCCACGAAGTCACCGAGAAAATGCAGGGCGATGTCATCATCACCGAGATCGGAGGCACCGTCGGCGACATCGAGGGCCTGCCCTTCCTCGAAGCCATCCGTCAGTTTGGCCATGAGGTCGGCAAAGGAAACGTCCTCTTCATCCACGTCAGCCTCGTGCCGTATGTGAAAGCAGCCCAAGAGCTGAAAACCAAGCCTACTCAGCAATCCATCGCCAAGCTTCGGGAGATCGGGATCGCTCCGCACATCATCCTGTGCCGCACAGAGCACGCACTCGATCTCGATGTGCGTGAAAAGATTTCTCTATTCGGCAACGTGCCCATCGAAGCCGTAGGAGAGGTGCGAGACGTAAAAAACACCATCTATGAGGTGCCACTGAAGCTCCACGAAGAGCGGCTCGATAGCATGGTCTGCAAGCTCCTCGAACTTCAAACCCCCGAGCCCGATCTCACCCGCTGGCGCAGTTTTGTGCAGCGAGTCATCCACCCCACCCACCACGTCCGCATCGGCGTCGTCGGCAAATACATCGAGCTCCAAGACGCCTACAAATCCATCTACGAAGCCCTCACGCACTCTGGTGCCGCACACGACTGCAAAGTCGAAATCGTCCGCGTCGATGCAGAAAGCATCGAAAAAGCCGGCCCCGAGCTCTATTTGACCGGATTACAGGGCATCCTCATCCCCGGCGGCTTCGGCGACCGAGGCACCGAGGGCAAGATCACCGCCGCCAAATTCGCCCGCGAGCACGGCGTGCCCTATTTCGGCATCTGCCTAGGCATGCAGATCGCCGTCATCGAATTCGCCCGCAATGTCTGCGGCCTCAAAGGAGCAACCAGCACCGAATTCGACAAAGCCACCGCTCATCCCGTCATCAGCCTCATGGAAGAGCAAAAAAAAGTGAAGCAGCTCGGCGGCACCATGCGACTTGGCTCCTGGGTCACAGATTTGACACCCGGCAGCAAAGCCTACGAACTCTACCACAGCGCCACCATCACCGAGCGCCACAGGCATCGCTTTGAATTCAATAGCGACTACAAAGAACTCATGGAGTCCAAGGGAATGGTCATCTCCGGCACCAGCCCCAAAGGGGACTTGGCCGAGATCGTCGAATTGCCTGCACATCCCTACTTCGTCGCATGCCAGTTCCACCCCGAGTTCCTCAGCAAGCCGAACCACCCACATCCTCTCTTCCACGGCTTTGTCAAAGCAGCCATGAATCACCACGCTGTGCTAGAGCCTAGGTGTGCATGA
- a CDS encoding recombination protein O N-terminal domain-containing protein, whose amino-acid sequence MQKTEAILIGRQRHTETSLIVEWCSAEMGVFKTIAKGALRPKSPFVGLLDLFVSCDLRFVPGKNTDLGILAEARWTNPRLGLRTSYGRVLAATYMVKLITLVVESHTPLAEIHALLCKALDFLTEKDPSMALITRYEQRMAEALGIVPEGSRSLAAEAIADVFHKRLPVQRRQVVEWIREKSVSH is encoded by the coding sequence ATGCAAAAAACCGAAGCCATCCTCATCGGCCGACAGAGGCACACAGAGACGAGTTTGATCGTCGAGTGGTGCAGTGCGGAGATGGGGGTGTTTAAAACCATCGCCAAGGGAGCTCTGAGGCCGAAGTCGCCGTTTGTGGGGCTTTTGGACCTCTTTGTGAGTTGTGATCTGCGCTTTGTGCCGGGGAAAAATACCGACTTAGGCATCCTGGCGGAGGCGCGGTGGACGAATCCGCGTCTGGGGCTACGCACCAGCTACGGACGCGTGCTGGCGGCCACCTACATGGTGAAGCTCATCACCCTCGTGGTGGAAAGTCACACACCGCTGGCAGAGATCCATGCGCTCCTCTGCAAGGCGCTGGATTTTCTCACGGAAAAAGACCCGAGCATGGCGCTCATCACCCGCTATGAGCAGCGTATGGCAGAGGCACTCGGCATCGTGCCAGAGGGCAGTCGCTCACTTGCGGCGGAGGCTATCGCGGATGTCTTCCACAAGCGTCTGCCCGTGCAGCGACGGCAGGTGGTGGAGTGGATCAGGGAAAAGTCAGTGAGTCATTGA
- a CDS encoding diaminopimelate epimerase, giving the protein MTLHFTKMNGAGNDFVMLDNRDLSLSLTKDQIEKLCDRHRGIGADGLLCVEPATSGGDFKMRYYNADGGEAEMCGNGARCFGRFVNHLHGDKLVKIQFETLAGMISAEFEADQVRINMSAPHSLKLAQSLPVADQQLIVHSVNTGVPHAVVMVEDLTTVPVREWGASLRYHEAFKPKGTNANFAKVLAPGSIAIRTYERGVEDETLACGTGMVACALIHHELTGAPSPVSVLVKGGDTLKVGFEETAKGEYTNVTLFGPADFVFRGSVSI; this is encoded by the coding sequence ATGACCCTCCACTTCACCAAAATGAACGGCGCGGGCAATGACTTCGTCATGCTCGACAATCGTGACCTGAGCCTCTCACTCACGAAAGACCAAATCGAAAAGCTCTGTGACCGCCACCGTGGTATCGGCGCAGACGGACTGCTCTGTGTAGAGCCTGCCACCAGCGGCGGCGACTTTAAAATGCGCTACTACAACGCCGATGGCGGCGAGGCCGAAATGTGCGGTAACGGTGCCCGCTGCTTTGGTCGTTTTGTGAACCACCTACACGGCGACAAGCTCGTCAAAATCCAGTTTGAGACGCTCGCTGGCATGATCAGCGCCGAATTCGAGGCTGATCAGGTTCGTATCAACATGAGTGCCCCGCACAGCCTGAAACTGGCTCAGAGCCTGCCCGTCGCCGATCAGCAGCTCATCGTGCATAGTGTCAATACTGGCGTGCCGCATGCCGTCGTGATGGTCGAGGATCTTACCACCGTCCCTGTGCGTGAATGGGGTGCCAGTCTGCGCTATCATGAGGCTTTTAAACCCAAAGGCACCAATGCGAACTTCGCCAAAGTGCTCGCCCCAGGCAGCATCGCCATCCGCACCTACGAGCGCGGAGTCGAGGACGAGACGCTGGCCTGCGGCACCGGAATGGTCGCCTGTGCACTGATTCATCATGAACTCACCGGTGCCCCGAGCCCCGTGAGCGTGCTGGTCAAAGGCGGCGATACGCTCAAAGTCGGCTTTGAGGAGACCGCGAAGGGTGAATACACCAATGTGACGCTGTTTGGCCCGGCAGACTTTGTTTTTAGAGGGAGCGTCTCGATTTGA
- a CDS encoding dihydrodipicolinate synthase family protein: protein MKTTPATFADLQSSVIAVPPLCRNRDLSLSKARNNKLIRHMHQGGIRTLLYGGNANLYNISVSEYAVLLKMLVDIAPDDMWVVPSVGPMYGTAMDQARILREHAFPTAMLLPTLFPSKPAGVATAVRHFVEKSGIPAVLYIKDPNYVTPEIAAELVNDGLISWIKYAIVVEDPKKDPWLKKLVKIVDPRLIVSGIGEQPAITHMRDFGVAGFTAGCVCVAPKRSTAMLKAILAKDWATAEGIRKEFTALEDLRNAHSPILVLHHAVELSGVAETGPVLPLLTELPAKLLPKIEKAAKALLAKNV, encoded by the coding sequence ATGAAAACCACCCCCGCCACCTTCGCTGATCTGCAATCCTCCGTCATCGCCGTGCCGCCCCTGTGCCGGAACCGCGACCTCAGCCTCAGCAAAGCACGGAATAACAAACTCATCCGCCACATGCACCAAGGCGGTATCCGTACCTTGCTTTATGGTGGCAATGCGAACCTCTACAACATCTCCGTCAGCGAGTATGCGGTGCTGCTAAAGATGCTCGTGGATATCGCGCCAGATGACATGTGGGTCGTGCCCTCTGTGGGCCCCATGTATGGCACCGCGATGGACCAGGCTCGTATCCTGCGTGAGCACGCCTTTCCTACCGCCATGCTGCTGCCTACGCTCTTCCCATCGAAGCCAGCGGGTGTCGCTACGGCGGTTCGTCACTTTGTCGAAAAATCAGGCATCCCTGCCGTGCTCTACATTAAAGACCCCAACTATGTCACACCGGAGATCGCGGCAGAGCTCGTCAATGATGGGCTCATCTCCTGGATTAAATACGCCATCGTGGTCGAGGACCCGAAGAAGGACCCATGGCTAAAAAAACTGGTCAAAATCGTCGATCCACGCCTCATCGTCAGTGGCATCGGTGAACAGCCCGCCATCACCCACATGCGTGACTTTGGCGTCGCTGGCTTTACTGCGGGCTGTGTATGCGTAGCCCCCAAGCGTTCCACCGCGATGCTCAAAGCCATCCTGGCCAAAGACTGGGCCACTGCCGAGGGGATCCGCAAGGAATTCACCGCTCTAGAAGACCTGCGCAATGCCCATAGCCCGATCCTCGTGCTGCATCATGCCGTGGAGCTCTCTGGCGTGGCAGAAACAGGCCCCGTGCTCCCACTGCTCACCGAGCTACCGGCCAAACTCCTCCCAAAAATCGAAAAAGCGGCCAAAGCCCTACTTGCGAAGAATGTTTGA
- a CDS encoding four helix bundle protein, with translation MSATKSSLVLAEAMEERFLEFAARICVLVESLPDTKTGRHISGQLIRCGTSPAPNYAEACAAESRNDFTHKLGIVLKELRETRIWLKLTSKTGTMKKSRLSPLIDECSELMNIIGASIVTAKSNAPARKVR, from the coding sequence ATGAGTGCGACGAAGTCATCGCTGGTACTTGCGGAAGCCATGGAAGAGCGGTTTTTGGAGTTCGCTGCCCGAATCTGTGTTTTGGTGGAGTCGTTGCCGGATACCAAGACAGGGCGGCATATTTCTGGGCAACTGATTCGCTGCGGCACGTCACCTGCGCCGAATTATGCGGAAGCCTGCGCCGCCGAGAGCCGAAATGACTTCACTCACAAGCTGGGCATTGTTTTGAAGGAACTGCGTGAAACGCGCATCTGGCTGAAACTCACTTCCAAAACCGGCACGATGAAGAAAAGTAGGCTAAGTCCGCTCATCGACGAATGCAGCGAGCTCATGAACATCATCGGTGCCTCCATCGTCACCGCCAAATCAAACGCTCCAGCTCGAAAAGTCCGCTAA